A region of the Cannabis sativa cultivar Pink pepper isolate KNU-18-1 chromosome 3, ASM2916894v1, whole genome shotgun sequence genome:
TACTAATCTTATAGATGAGGACTACATAGACATGGAAATAacctcttcatcttcatcttcttctaacTTGTTTAAAAATGCAATTAACAACTCTCCACCGCTACCACCATGTCCATCACCTCAACAAAGCAACAAAGAGTTTGAGTTTCAAATGTCCTCATCACATTCTTATTTCCCAGCTGATGAGCTTTTCTACAAAGGAAAACTCCTCCCTCTTCATCTCCCTCCTCGTTTAAAAATGGTTCAAAAGATTATCCAAAGCTCAAATACAcaacaacaagaagaagaacaagATGATGATGAACAAGAAGCCTTTGAAGACACTTTTACCATAATGCCCTTCTCTTCTTCCACTGCTCCATGTACAAACACAAACACTCCAATGGAGTCCTCACCATCTGACTCATGTAGAGTTAGTTGTGAGCTAAACCCAGATGAGTATCTCTCTCAATGGGCAAATGAAGTCAGAGTTTTCAtcaatggtggtggtggtggtggtgctgGTGGGGGTGGTAATGGTAGATTGCCAAGGATCAAGTCATGGTCTTGGAAGCTCAAGCAGTCTTCACTTGGGAGAAAGCTCAAGGCCTCAAGAGCTTATCTCAAGTCCTTGTTTAATAATGATAATACTAAGTCATCAGAAGATTCTACAACTACTACTACTCCTCCTACTAGCTCTAGTAGTGGCACAAGTAATGGATCCATTAAAAATGGGAGATACCAGAAGATATCTACTCTAATGAAGAGCATTGAAAATGAAATTATGGCTGAGGCTGCAGCTGCTGCTGCTACTGGTAGTTACCATAGAAAGTCATTTTCTGGTGTGATTCAGAGGCATTCTGGGGCTAAATTTTTGTGTACATCTACTTCTATATCAGGgggatcttcttcttcttcttcttcttcttcatcatcatcatcttctttttCATTAAGCCCCAATGGTTCTCATGACCTTCATTTTCTTAAGAGGAGTAGTAGCAGTGCAAGCTCAGAACTTGAGAGCTCCATTCAAGGAGCCATAGCACACTGTAAGCAGTCATCACAGCAACAGCTATTCAGTGCTTCATATAGATCAAAGACACTTACTCAAGATGGGGATTTTCCATTGTGTTCATCAAGGATTGcagtttgattatttttataattaaaatgatGGCTCTATCAATGTTATGTTTAAGcactaatatatttaattttagaaaatatatacatgtttgGATAATTGTTAATTGTTTGTTCAAATCAAATCTACTTAGCCCTACTTCCTTTCTTGACTTTCTTTTGTACTTGCTTGTAACTCTTTACAATAACATTTTCAATATTCACTCTATACAAGTATGTTTCTTTCATAATCATCATaacccaacttttttttttttttttacatgatGGACATTTGATAGCTAAGCAAAGAGCTGAGTGAGACTAAGAATCAGCTCAGCTCATTCATtaaatgatgaaaaaaaaagcTTTTTGTTTTTCAGTGACAGCTGCTTTAATAGAATCTTTCTGAAAATGTAAACAAATGAATAGAAAACTGAGACTTTTTCTATCTAGATTCACAATGTCTTTCACGCTTTATTAGCTACAACCGtcctttttaaaaaatgaaaactgaGTGTTTACTGTgtgcttttattattttttgcatgAAAGTgtggaatataatcaaagtTATTATCTGAGCTTTTATTGAAAAGGAAAGCTGAAAAAGGTGTTCAGATGAACTCTTCTTTCTTTACATATGAATTGTTCAATTGACATGTTCTTGTGCAGAAAAATCATCATTTTACTGTTCActgttgaaaaagaaaaaataaaaataaaaaattcatatatcCTTTGGCTCTTAATGTTATCCACaagttaaaattgaaaatattatctGAATATTtccatcaatatatatatataatctgaaTATATGTATATGCATTGGAGGTACCAAAGTGTAATAATTGGGGGGCCTCTGCAGAACATTGGTTTTAGAGTATGGACTAGATCAAATATTAAAGATGTATTTCCTAGAAAACTATATCCACTGAGTTTTATTAACTGTGTGAAAGTAGCAGCTAAgtgattattatttattttgtgaaaCAAGTCATGGTTTtgaatggaaatattatttaatatttatattaaatttctgTAGTAAACACTATGACatattaaagttttaagatCCAAAAGTTTAAATACACTATATTCtttctttttacttttatttttcggATACAAATTAACTAGAGCAACTTTTATTACTCAAAGATTTGACTGCCAAAATATTATTAGAATTGATGGAGTACTGTACATAACTTAGACATATCTCTTATTAATGACAAAACCTCTATAAACGTTTTGTCTTTCTGGACTTATATATTGTTACACTTGTTTCCCTAAGTTCTTATTTTCTACAGCTATGTTTAATATCTTTTTATGGACCTCATGTTTTAATCACTTTCTCCTTACTAGTTAACTAGAATGCTactatttcaattattttttttatcacattatatacatattgtaCAACTCGGggcatacatacatacataattTATCAAATTTGTCATTTATTgcatgtaatttttt
Encoded here:
- the LOC115711219 gene encoding probable membrane-associated kinase regulator 4, encoding MAIATTTNLIDEDYIDMEITSSSSSSSNLFKNAINNSPPLPPCPSPQQSNKEFEFQMSSSHSYFPADELFYKGKLLPLHLPPRLKMVQKIIQSSNTQQQEEEQDDDEQEAFEDTFTIMPFSSSTAPCTNTNTPMESSPSDSCRVSCELNPDEYLSQWANEVRVFINGGGGGGAGGGGNGRLPRIKSWSWKLKQSSLGRKLKASRAYLKSLFNNDNTKSSEDSTTTTTPPTSSSSGTSNGSIKNGRYQKISTLMKSIENEIMAEAAAAAATGSYHRKSFSGVIQRHSGAKFLCTSTSISGGSSSSSSSSSSSSSSFSLSPNGSHDLHFLKRSSSSASSELESSIQGAIAHCKQSSQQQLFSASYRSKTLTQDGDFPLCSSRIAV